From one Rhodoflexus caldus genomic stretch:
- a CDS encoding chorismate mutase, translating to MNIERLENWGMPSTVETDVAVASRKKPFIIAGPCSAETPEQLLATCRGLANTGINALRAGIWKPRTRPNSFEGVGEVGLQWFKEVRDELGIPIATEVATAAHVELALKYGVDILWIGARSTVNPFTVQEIADALRGVDIPVIVKNPLNPDLALWIGGMERIANAGITKLAAMHRGFSTFEKTKYRNIPMWQMAIELRSQMPELPIFFDPSHTGGKREFIYPLSQKALDLDYDGLMIESHIDPDNAWSDASQQVTPERFAEILSELKIREVTSDNTEFQSVLEELRNKLDLIDREIVELLASRMNIVEKLGTYKRENNVAVFQVDRWIKVFQSRPEWGEKMGLNKDFIGHIFKLIHDESIRIQTAKISD from the coding sequence ATGAATATTGAACGTTTGGAAAATTGGGGTATGCCTTCAACGGTTGAAACAGACGTAGCGGTGGCATCCCGAAAGAAACCTTTTATTATTGCAGGGCCTTGCAGTGCCGAAACTCCCGAACAGTTGTTGGCTACTTGCAGAGGGCTGGCTAATACCGGCATCAATGCATTGCGTGCAGGTATCTGGAAGCCGCGTACCCGCCCCAACAGCTTTGAAGGAGTAGGAGAAGTAGGTTTGCAGTGGTTTAAAGAAGTTCGCGATGAATTAGGCATACCGATTGCCACAGAGGTAGCCACGGCAGCACATGTTGAGTTAGCATTAAAATATGGTGTAGATATTCTTTGGATAGGTGCGCGCAGTACGGTTAATCCTTTTACCGTACAGGAAATAGCAGATGCTTTGAGAGGAGTGGATATTCCTGTGATAGTAAAAAACCCCCTAAACCCCGATTTGGCACTGTGGATAGGCGGTATGGAGCGCATTGCCAATGCCGGTATTACCAAATTGGCAGCCATGCACAGAGGATTCTCAACCTTTGAGAAAACCAAATACCGCAACATCCCCATGTGGCAAATGGCCATAGAGTTGCGCAGCCAAATGCCTGAACTGCCTATTTTCTTTGACCCCAGCCATACCGGAGGCAAGCGGGAGTTTATTTACCCGCTTTCGCAAAAAGCCCTTGATTTGGACTATGACGGCTTGATGATTGAGTCGCACATAGACCCCGATAACGCATGGAGCGATGCTTCGCAGCAGGTAACGCCGGAGCGGTTTGCCGAAATCCTTAGCGAACTGAAAATCAGGGAAGTAACATCTGACAATACAGAGTTTCAAAGCGTCTTGGAGGAACTACGCAACAAACTGGATTTAATTGACCGTGAAATTGTGGAGCTGCTTGCATCGCGCATGAACATCGTTGAAAAATTAGGGACTTACAAACGCGAAAACAACGTGGCTGTATTTCAGGTGGACAGATGGATTAAAGTATTTCAGTCACGGCCTGAATGGGGCGAAAAGATGGGCTTAAATAAGGATTTTATAGGCCATATTTTCAAACTCATTCACGATGAGTCCATTCGCATTCAGACCGCCAAAATTAGCGACTAA
- a CDS encoding ArsR/SmtB family transcription factor: MDIETIALRIDTEKLERAAFVLKAVAHPVRIAIIDLLDQCGRLNVSELQNKLEIEQALLSHHLTNMRDRGILTAEREGKCIYYSLTDTTITNIIHCINSCTRF, from the coding sequence ATGGACATAGAAACGATTGCGTTGCGAATTGATACGGAAAAACTGGAACGGGCTGCTTTTGTGCTGAAGGCTGTGGCGCATCCGGTACGTATTGCAATTATAGATTTATTAGACCAGTGTGGCCGCCTGAATGTGAGCGAGTTGCAAAATAAGTTAGAGATAGAGCAGGCTTTGTTGTCGCACCACCTGACTAACATGCGCGACCGCGGCATTCTCACTGCCGAGCGCGAAGGTAAATGTATTTACTACTCACTGACCGATACAACCATCACCAATATTATCCACTGTATCAACAGTTGCACACGATTTTAA
- a CDS encoding MBL fold metallo-hydrolase yields MKIEQLYTGCLAEAAYFIESAGEAAVIDPIRETEPYIKLAQERGVKIKYIFETHFHADFVSGHLDLSHATGAPIVFGPTAKAQFDYIEAKDGEIFEIGDVTLKVLHTPGHTPESMCLLLYDENGKEHAVFTGDTLFVGDVGRPDLLDGVIISKEEQVSNLYDSLNKKIKTLPDDVIVYPGHGPGSLCGKSIGKETQSTIGREKMFNYALQPMTREEFTQIILADQLPAPQYFVKNAIINRTGYESIDEVLGRNVQPLGVTSVELEIETGALVLDTRNSDVFAIGHIPNSLQIALDGSFAVWVGTLITDIKQRIVVVADKGRERETILRLARVGYENVAGYLEGGFDAWREADMPVATTEVITAEELERIFDAATTKILDVRRTNEYKGGHLPNAINIPLRDLEKNLHQLNPKERYFVHCAGGYRSMIAASILARNGYNKVVNVNGGMEAIAKTHLPVLSETQMA; encoded by the coding sequence ATGAAAATCGAGCAATTGTACACAGGTTGTCTGGCTGAGGCAGCCTATTTTATCGAGTCAGCCGGCGAGGCTGCTGTGATTGACCCCATCCGTGAAACTGAGCCTTACATAAAGTTGGCACAGGAACGCGGTGTTAAAATCAAGTACATTTTTGAAACGCATTTCCATGCCGATTTCGTATCCGGCCACTTGGATTTGTCGCACGCCACAGGAGCGCCTATCGTATTCGGCCCTACTGCGAAGGCACAGTTTGACTATATTGAAGCCAAAGACGGTGAAATTTTTGAAATAGGCGATGTTACACTGAAAGTGCTGCATACGCCCGGACATACGCCGGAATCCATGTGTTTGCTGCTCTACGATGAAAACGGTAAGGAACATGCCGTATTCACAGGCGATACACTGTTTGTGGGTGATGTAGGTCGTCCTGACTTGCTGGACGGTGTTATTATCTCCAAAGAAGAGCAGGTAAGCAACCTGTACGATAGCTTGAACAAGAAAATCAAAACTCTGCCTGATGATGTAATTGTATATCCCGGACATGGCCCGGGTTCACTTTGCGGCAAAAGCATCGGCAAAGAAACTCAGTCCACCATTGGCAGAGAGAAAATGTTTAACTACGCGTTGCAACCGATGACGCGTGAAGAATTTACCCAAATTATTCTGGCAGACCAGTTGCCTGCACCTCAATACTTCGTTAAAAATGCCATCATTAACCGAACCGGTTATGAGTCAATTGACGAGGTGTTAGGTCGCAACGTACAGCCGTTGGGTGTTACATCGGTAGAATTAGAAATAGAAACCGGTGCGTTGGTATTAGACACCCGCAACTCCGATGTGTTTGCAATAGGCCATATCCCTAATTCGCTGCAAATAGCGCTGGATGGTTCTTTTGCCGTATGGGTGGGTACACTCATTACCGATATCAAACAACGGATTGTAGTAGTAGCCGACAAAGGCCGTGAGCGCGAAACCATTCTGCGTTTGGCACGCGTAGGCTACGAAAATGTTGCCGGTTATCTGGAAGGTGGTTTTGATGCATGGCGCGAAGCAGATATGCCTGTGGCCACTACCGAAGTGATTACTGCCGAAGAATTAGAGCGAATTTTTGATGCCGCCACTACAAAAATTTTGGACGTGCGCCGCACCAACGAGTACAAAGGCGGTCATTTGCCTAACGCCATCAACATCCCGCTGCGCGACTTAGAAAAGAATCTGCACCAGTTGAATCCGAAGGAACGCTACTTTGTGCATTGCGCCGGAGGTTATCGCTCTATGATTGCGGCTTCTATTCTGGCACGCAATGGCTATAACAAAGTGGTGAATGTGAATGGAGGCATGGAGGCTATTGCAAAAACCCATCTGCCTGTACTCTCAGAAACACAGATGGCATAG
- a CDS encoding NAD(P)/FAD-dependent oxidoreductase has translation MKANLKSHYQVLIAGGGNGGISVAAQLLRKQSNLDIAIIEPSDKHYYQPAWTLVGGGDFDINDTVRNEADFIPKNAAWIKDKVAQFVPDENKVILAGGDAVTYDWLVVSIGIQLNWSAIKGLEGNLGKNGITSNYLFNVAPYTFECIKNFKGGKAIFTNPSTPVKCGGAPQKIMYLAADYFRKHGILDKADIHFYSGGGVIFGVKKYAETLNKVIQRYGIKTHFKHNLVEIRADEKKAIFETEQDGQKVQVVENYEFIHVTPPQSAPDVIRTSPLAVPDSPGGWLDVDKGTLRHNRYKNVFGIGDNTSTPNAKTGAAIRKQAPVLVENLYRSITGQQMDAMYNGYGSCPLVTGYGKLVLAEFDYNNEPIETFPFDQGEERWTMYQLKKRVLPWLYWNKILKGTA, from the coding sequence ATGAAAGCCAATCTCAAATCACACTATCAGGTATTAATTGCCGGTGGAGGCAATGGAGGAATATCGGTGGCTGCACAGCTATTGCGCAAACAGTCTAATTTGGATATTGCCATTATTGAGCCTTCCGATAAGCACTATTATCAGCCTGCATGGACTCTTGTAGGCGGCGGAGATTTTGATATTAATGATACAGTTCGCAATGAAGCCGATTTTATTCCCAAAAATGCGGCATGGATAAAAGATAAGGTTGCACAATTTGTACCCGACGAAAACAAGGTCATACTGGCCGGTGGCGATGCGGTTACTTACGATTGGTTAGTAGTTTCTATCGGCATACAACTCAATTGGTCTGCTATTAAAGGGTTGGAAGGCAACTTGGGTAAAAATGGCATTACTTCCAATTATCTCTTCAATGTTGCTCCTTACACGTTTGAGTGTATCAAAAACTTTAAAGGCGGGAAAGCAATTTTTACCAATCCGAGTACACCTGTTAAATGCGGAGGCGCGCCTCAAAAAATTATGTACTTGGCTGCCGATTATTTCCGCAAGCATGGTATATTAGATAAGGCCGATATTCATTTTTACTCCGGTGGCGGTGTAATTTTCGGTGTAAAAAAATATGCTGAAACACTTAACAAAGTTATTCAGCGATACGGTATCAAAACGCACTTCAAGCACAATTTGGTAGAGATTCGCGCCGATGAGAAGAAGGCGATTTTTGAAACCGAGCAAGACGGTCAAAAAGTACAAGTAGTTGAAAACTACGAGTTTATACATGTAACTCCGCCACAGTCTGCACCGGATGTAATTCGTACAAGTCCGTTGGCAGTACCCGACTCTCCGGGAGGATGGTTGGATGTGGACAAAGGTACTTTGAGGCACAACCGATACAAAAACGTATTCGGAATTGGCGATAATACAAGCACGCCCAATGCCAAAACAGGTGCCGCCATTCGCAAACAAGCTCCTGTTTTAGTTGAAAATTTATACCGCAGTATTACAGGGCAACAAATGGATGCCATGTACAACGGTTATGGCTCCTGTCCGTTGGTTACAGGCTACGGCAAATTAGTGTTGGCAGAGTTTGACTACAACAACGAGCCTATCGAAACATTTCCCTTTGACCAAGGAGAAGAACGCTGGACAATGTATCAACTCAAAAAGCGCGTATTGCCGTGGCTGTACTGGAATAAAATCCTGAAAGGAACAGCTTAA
- a CDS encoding DUF6132 family protein encodes MLIKYKKWLLASAGILVGGIAGWAFWYYIGCESGTCPITSNPYRSMAYGAVMGLLLFWPERSE; translated from the coding sequence ATGTTAATCAAGTATAAAAAATGGTTGCTTGCTTCGGCAGGTATTTTGGTAGGTGGCATTGCCGGATGGGCATTCTGGTACTACATCGGTTGTGAAAGCGGCACCTGCCCGATTACTTCCAATCCGTATCGCAGCATGGCATACGGTGCAGTGATGGGTCTGTTACTGTTTTGGCCGGAGCGAAGCGAGTAA
- a CDS encoding SpoIIE family protein phosphatase encodes MKFLLPKYLNLSEFEPEWQKEYKRIGTWYAIWGGLVAALFYPTGILSQLHIPKDNESLWWFMMLFPTPVILATIALQRIFKFRHEIVFEVIAVALFTSAAYRPNCVDWVPYLVSNIICFIAAAVMTILYPVIFIVNFAFIIFINITFFIAFCDKPLLDFFVSSEFPGFFVVGLVSFSISIFRYYILKSNFINSLALKKTLQQLDEKNQSLEIAQAELLSQQEEILAQRDFIAVQNSELETKNRMITDSIRYAQRIQQAILPLNETLAETLPEHFVLYQPRDIVSGDFYWLQEKDGYIFIASADCTGHGVPGAFMSMIGNNLLEQAVVEHGVLTPDAILAEMRLAIQKVLKQRETLNKDGMDIALIRIDKARKQLVFAGAKSPIIIVQNGELHYIKGDLISIGGDDMATSAFTNHYFSFEQPLECYLFSDGYQDQFGGPKNKRFGIRRLRELILEIHSRPMAEQKDIFIEKLQDWQEQTMQKQLDDIMMIGIRLI; translated from the coding sequence ATGAAATTTCTACTGCCTAAGTACCTGAACCTAAGCGAATTTGAACCCGAATGGCAAAAAGAATATAAACGCATCGGCACTTGGTATGCGATTTGGGGCGGGCTCGTGGCTGCACTCTTCTACCCTACCGGTATTTTGTCGCAGTTGCATATTCCCAAAGACAACGAATCGCTTTGGTGGTTCATGATGTTGTTTCCTACTCCCGTAATTCTGGCCACTATTGCGTTACAGCGCATTTTTAAATTTCGGCACGAGATTGTTTTTGAGGTAATTGCAGTAGCTCTGTTTACTTCGGCAGCCTATCGCCCCAATTGTGTGGACTGGGTGCCCTACTTAGTGTCCAATATCATCTGTTTCATTGCTGCGGCAGTTATGACGATTCTTTACCCTGTAATATTTATTGTCAATTTCGCTTTCATTATTTTTATCAACATTACATTTTTCATTGCTTTTTGCGACAAGCCCTTACTCGATTTCTTTGTTTCAAGTGAGTTTCCGGGCTTTTTTGTGGTGGGTTTGGTTTCTTTTTCCATCTCTATCTTTCGCTACTATATCCTAAAAAGCAATTTTATTAACAGTTTGGCATTAAAAAAGACACTGCAACAGTTAGACGAAAAAAATCAAAGCCTTGAAATTGCACAAGCCGAACTGCTTTCGCAGCAGGAGGAAATTTTGGCACAACGCGACTTTATTGCTGTACAAAACAGCGAGCTGGAAACCAAAAACCGCATGATTACCGATTCCATTCGCTATGCGCAGCGAATCCAGCAAGCTATCTTACCGCTCAATGAAACACTGGCTGAAACACTACCCGAGCATTTTGTATTATACCAACCGCGCGATATTGTCAGTGGTGATTTCTATTGGTTGCAGGAAAAAGACGGGTATATATTCATAGCCTCTGCCGATTGCACAGGGCACGGCGTACCGGGTGCTTTCATGAGTATGATTGGCAATAACTTGTTGGAGCAGGCTGTTGTAGAACACGGTGTTCTTACGCCCGATGCTATTTTAGCGGAAATGCGCTTGGCTATTCAAAAAGTGCTCAAACAGCGCGAAACTCTCAATAAAGACGGGATGGATATTGCGCTGATACGTATAGATAAAGCACGCAAGCAATTGGTTTTTGCAGGTGCTAAAAGCCCGATTATCATTGTACAAAACGGTGAATTACATTATATCAAAGGCGATTTAATCAGTATCGGGGGCGATGATATGGCTACCTCTGCATTTACCAATCATTACTTTTCTTTTGAACAACCGTTGGAGTGCTACCTCTTCTCCGATGGCTATCAAGACCAGTTTGGCGGCCCTAAAAACAAGCGATTTGGTATTCGCCGCCTGAGGGAGTTAATACTTGAAATTCACAGCCGCCCTATGGCCGAGCAAAAGGATATTTTTATTGAAAAACTGCAAGACTGGCAGGAGCAAACCATGCAAAAACAACTTGATGACATCATGATGATTGGTATCCGACTGATTTAG
- a CDS encoding carotenoid oxygenase family protein, with protein sequence MSPRPLLAASRKELNQIALDVKEGTVPTDLQGFVFINSAVGTVNTNGLPYTERYSDGSIAQEYSTPVINGDGLILKFDLTKKGQVLLSTGLMRTPCYYADEATMRGTVWHKKYGFMNLGLARISIKMGTRNQINTAVQPVKFGNDKHTRLLATFDAGRPFEFDPHTLNLITPIGANKEWRGGTPPFMRQPFAMVLTTAHPVFDPRTRELFTVNFTKTDEALMASTTIFSWLETDPDGLEERIRNFMRIVEKENLSREDFLTRAAGFIRGLENKYIPQNSVWEKIWNWLKAKILGKIDSSISNKNAVYLMRWNGQGAMQQWEVTDQDGNGLLIDQNMHQIGFSEDYIILIDAAFKFSLDVMLYNVFPDKEDIDAFMRKLTSGVQQDSTDIYLVHRADLRPDVKHVKAKKIVIPIETVHFSVNYKNPYGIITMFSAHNCSACPAEWIRSYDREAVNPQQPIRKDKVGLLAVGAMDVGQVGRIVMDAKNGTYLADHSKYYYNTNNREAHTWGIGLYTHRDMCSADNTTDDITHMYWQSYGLRPDMLTVFIRNLYDDPKRNRKVPVPEVLEATRQGSQYTLFCLETAGMTVDDFYTFDKETYFWSLQFVPRSEPRSDIPPYKDGYILTTVSVGYPLSDGTYDYQPEIWIFDATALAKGPVCKLNHPDMSFGFTIHTVWVPDAQPNTNPDYVINIREDYDYMLGKIRNKQIRQEISQIFNQYVYPNF encoded by the coding sequence ATGTCTCCGCGCCCCCTGCTTGCTGCCAGCCGCAAAGAGTTGAATCAAATCGCATTAGATGTTAAAGAGGGAACTGTTCCTACTGATTTACAAGGCTTTGTATTCATTAACTCTGCCGTGGGAACGGTTAATACCAACGGCCTTCCCTATACGGAGCGCTACTCGGACGGCAGCATTGCGCAGGAATACAGCACACCTGTTATCAACGGCGATGGTTTAATTCTTAAATTTGATTTAACAAAAAAAGGTCAGGTACTGCTGAGTACGGGGCTGATGCGCACTCCCTGCTATTACGCCGACGAAGCAACGATGCGCGGCACGGTTTGGCACAAAAAATACGGTTTCATGAATTTAGGGCTGGCGCGCATTTCCATTAAAATGGGAACGCGAAATCAGATTAACACTGCCGTTCAGCCTGTCAAATTCGGCAATGATAAGCACACACGCCTGCTGGCTACTTTTGATGCAGGCCGCCCCTTTGAGTTTGACCCGCATACCCTCAACCTAATTACACCCATTGGCGCTAATAAAGAATGGCGTGGCGGAACGCCGCCTTTCATGCGCCAACCTTTTGCCATGGTGCTGACAACGGCACACCCTGTATTTGACCCGCGCACCCGCGAGTTGTTTACGGTAAACTTTACCAAAACCGATGAAGCACTGATGGCTTCCACGACCATTTTTAGTTGGCTGGAAACCGACCCCGACGGATTGGAAGAGCGCATCCGCAACTTTATGCGGATAGTGGAAAAAGAAAACCTCTCGCGCGAAGATTTTCTTACCCGCGCGGCCGGATTTATCCGCGGACTGGAAAACAAATACATTCCGCAAAATTCTGTTTGGGAGAAAATATGGAACTGGCTGAAAGCCAAAATTTTAGGCAAAATAGATTCGTCCATCAGCAATAAAAACGCAGTTTATCTGATGAGATGGAACGGGCAAGGCGCCATGCAGCAATGGGAAGTTACAGACCAAGACGGCAACGGCTTGCTCATTGACCAAAATATGCACCAAATCGGCTTCAGCGAGGATTATATCATCCTGATTGATGCCGCTTTTAAGTTTAGCTTGGATGTGATGCTGTACAACGTGTTTCCCGACAAGGAAGATATAGATGCGTTTATGCGCAAACTCACCAGTGGCGTACAGCAAGACTCAACCGATATTTATCTGGTGCATCGGGCAGACCTGCGCCCCGATGTAAAACATGTGAAGGCAAAAAAAATTGTCATTCCGATAGAAACCGTTCACTTTTCGGTGAACTATAAAAATCCTTATGGCATTATTACCATGTTTTCGGCACATAACTGCTCTGCCTGCCCTGCCGAATGGATTCGCTCCTACGACCGCGAGGCTGTTAATCCGCAGCAACCGATTCGCAAAGACAAAGTAGGGTTGCTGGCCGTAGGCGCAATGGACGTAGGTCAAGTAGGCCGCATAGTAATGGATGCCAAGAACGGAACTTACCTCGCCGACCACAGCAAATATTATTACAATACCAATAACCGCGAAGCACACACGTGGGGTATTGGTTTATACACCCACCGCGATATGTGCTCGGCGGATAACACAACAGACGATATTACGCATATGTACTGGCAGAGCTACGGCCTCCGCCCCGATATGCTTACCGTATTTATTCGCAACCTGTACGACGACCCCAAACGCAACCGCAAAGTGCCTGTACCGGAGGTTTTGGAAGCCACGCGCCAAGGCTCGCAGTACACCCTCTTTTGTCTGGAAACCGCAGGAATGACAGTAGATGATTTTTACACATTTGACAAAGAAACCTACTTCTGGTCATTGCAGTTTGTACCTCGCAGCGAACCTCGCAGCGATATACCACCCTACAAAGATGGTTACATACTGACAACGGTTTCCGTAGGCTATCCGCTTTCGGATGGCACATACGATTACCAACCTGAAATCTGGATTTTTGATGCCACAGCCCTCGCCAAAGGGCCTGTTTGCAAATTAAACCACCCCGATATGTCCTTCGGGTTTACTATCCATACCGTATGGGTGCCCGATGCACAACCCAATACAAACCCTGACTATGTAATCAACATCAGGGAGGATTACGATTACATGCTTGGCAAAATACGCAACAAACAAATCAGACAAGAAATTAGTCAAATTTTTAATCAATACGTCTATCCAAATTTTTAA
- a CDS encoding DUF2490 domain-containing protein has translation MNWWTRLSITTPVSSVFYTELEGQIRRQNNYFSESGWNPTTAHLTHSLRLFVHYRPSAKFSASISPFTWFASSPVIVAPSDAEAPLQHEIRPSILAEWQPTLTNKLSAAARTWVEYRDFQGTPNDLVRFRQRLGVRYRMADKWQLFMANELLLHVYGAEKNQLYDHNRLIFNINYKPNPKWRIELGYMYANRLLRNRMQYIDESNLITHFYYTLPKKN, from the coding sequence ATGAACTGGTGGACAAGGTTGTCAATTACAACGCCCGTTAGTTCTGTTTTCTATACAGAGTTGGAAGGTCAGATTCGCCGTCAGAACAATTATTTTTCCGAATCGGGTTGGAATCCGACAACGGCACACTTAACCCACAGCCTTCGCTTGTTCGTTCATTACAGACCATCTGCTAAGTTTTCGGCAAGTATTTCACCGTTTACTTGGTTTGCATCAAGTCCCGTTATTGTTGCTCCTTCCGATGCAGAGGCACCATTGCAGCACGAAATTCGCCCGTCCATACTGGCTGAGTGGCAGCCGACACTTACGAACAAGTTATCGGCAGCAGCGCGTACATGGGTAGAATACCGCGATTTTCAGGGAACCCCCAATGACCTGGTGCGATTCAGGCAGCGGTTGGGGGTGCGTTACCGCATGGCTGATAAATGGCAACTTTTTATGGCCAATGAATTGCTGCTGCACGTATATGGTGCAGAAAAAAATCAGTTGTATGACCATAATCGCTTGATTTTCAATATTAATTATAAGCCCAATCCAAAATGGCGGATTGAGTTGGGTTACATGTATGCCAACCGATTGTTGCGCAATCGGATGCAATACATTGATGAAAGTAACCTTATTACACATTTCTATTACACACTGCCTAAGAAAAACTAA
- a CDS encoding bifunctional metallophosphatase/5'-nucleotidase, with protein sequence MKKQHERRDFLKQLSAISIGGATFSALPFSAEAHREEKPQETQNQNFTINLLQTTDVHCQLHAHDELFWENGKAVFRKAGGYAHMATYLNEFRKKNPYTFLVDTGDMFQGSELSVKTKGKALVPILNQLNYDLYLPGNWEVVYYKKTMQQLLGSLNAPKVCTNMYHDLGDGKKGELIFQPYHIWHVNGIKIGFIGYTDPLVPIRQSPNYSKGIIYTQPEENIAYYVDVLRNQEQCHFVILLSHLGLSQQIHLANLPVCEGVDYIFGGDTHERVRTPIVCKYAKVVEPGAFGSFVGKLELTVQNGKIVKDEYELVEISSTRYKPDKAMEALIAENEHPFLEDLQTIIGYSTLPLYRYFVIENTIDTMILDALYWKLQKEYNVDVVLSNGFRFCSPRATPDKTGNIPINSAFLYEMLPVDSTVRVAQATGRQISEWLEKELNNVFAKNAAERFGGWVVKFKGMKITFNAHGEKGQRVQSVLINNEPLNPDKTYTLCACERDGDPEDVLCRMKGVKNMKNTPFTLHMVMKDYLKANSPVTPKPAVSAKALDVPQDLLTQVRGVDYQFQ encoded by the coding sequence ATGAAAAAGCAACATGAACGCAGGGATTTCCTCAAACAATTAAGTGCAATAAGTATTGGCGGCGCAACGTTTTCCGCGCTGCCTTTCAGTGCAGAGGCTCATCGGGAAGAAAAGCCGCAAGAAACTCAAAATCAGAACTTTACTATCAATTTATTGCAAACTACCGACGTGCATTGCCAACTGCACGCACACGACGAACTGTTCTGGGAAAACGGGAAAGCCGTTTTTCGCAAAGCAGGCGGTTATGCACACATGGCAACCTACTTGAATGAGTTTCGCAAAAAAAATCCGTACACTTTTTTAGTTGATACGGGTGATATGTTTCAGGGTAGTGAGCTTTCGGTTAAAACCAAGGGCAAAGCGTTGGTTCCTATCCTGAATCAACTGAACTACGACCTGTATCTGCCGGGCAACTGGGAAGTGGTGTATTACAAAAAAACAATGCAGCAACTGCTCGGCTCGCTCAATGCACCGAAGGTTTGTACTAATATGTACCACGACCTCGGCGACGGCAAAAAGGGTGAGTTGATTTTCCAACCTTACCATATTTGGCATGTAAACGGCATTAAAATCGGTTTTATCGGTTATACCGACCCGCTGGTACCGATTCGCCAATCTCCCAATTACAGTAAGGGGATTATTTATACACAGCCCGAAGAAAATATTGCCTATTATGTAGATGTATTGCGCAATCAGGAGCAATGCCATTTTGTCATTTTGCTTTCGCACTTGGGGCTTTCGCAGCAAATTCACTTGGCCAACCTGCCCGTTTGCGAAGGAGTGGACTATATTTTCGGCGGCGATACACACGAGCGCGTGCGCACACCGATTGTCTGCAAATATGCCAAAGTGGTAGAACCGGGGGCGTTTGGTTCTTTTGTAGGTAAGCTGGAATTGACCGTACAGAACGGCAAAATCGTAAAAGACGAATACGAATTAGTGGAAATCAGCAGCACACGCTACAAGCCCGACAAGGCAATGGAAGCGCTGATAGCAGAAAATGAGCATCCGTTTTTGGAAGACTTGCAAACCATTATCGGCTACAGCACGCTGCCGCTTTATCGCTATTTCGTTATTGAAAATACGATTGACACCATGATTCTGGATGCGCTGTACTGGAAGTTGCAGAAAGAATACAACGTAGATGTGGTGCTTTCCAACGGTTTCCGATTCTGCTCGCCGCGGGCTACTCCCGACAAAACAGGCAATATTCCGATTAACAGCGCCTTCTTGTACGAGATGTTGCCGGTGGACAGCACAGTGCGCGTGGCGCAGGCAACAGGCAGGCAAATCAGTGAATGGCTGGAAAAAGAGTTGAACAACGTGTTTGCCAAAAATGCTGCCGAACGCTTTGGCGGATGGGTAGTGAAATTTAAAGGCATGAAAATCACTTTCAACGCGCATGGTGAAAAAGGACAGCGGGTGCAAAGTGTTCTTATCAACAACGAGCCGTTAAACCCCGATAAGACCTATACACTCTGCGCCTGTGAACGCGACGGCGACCCCGAAGATGTACTTTGCCGCATGAAAGGTGTTAAAAATATGAAAAATACACCTTTCACGCTACACATGGTCATGAAGGATTATCTGAAAGCCAACAGCCCTGTAACGCCTAAACCTGCTGTTTCTGCTAAGGCTTTGGATGTGCCGCAGGATTTGCTCACACAGGTGCGCGGAGTAGATTACCAGTTTCAATAA